The sequence aaggctcgaatattgtgtcagaaattgtgtttacctgttcgtttattattctaccgtcgaacgttttgtttgtagatttccatgttttcgagtacgttgagacgtcggcccttttcttgtatgtgaagaaccctaactgttttattgatgtttgctggggaacattcattctcgaccatctgattcgcgaagttagactcgggtataatgtttggattccgtatttttttgttgtaatctctaatatgttctctgatcCTCGTTCTTATtttccgtcctgtttgtcctatgtaactaagTATTGTTAGAGTATTCCAACATGAAGAatatggaacacgtaatccaacaattttttcaGGGTAGGCTTTTATTCTCTTGTGGCACAAATCGTTACCGATCTCTGTGAAAGCGACCGTATTCATGCAACCCTGCTAAACACAGCTTGGTTTTGGTCGTTATTAAACACACCTTCCCATAATCTGTCAAGCGGTAGTTCTTGTTGTCGTGTCTTGCGTTTTGCTACGTTGCtccaaaatttaacattttcagCAAAACCAGCTGAAACAAATATTCTAATGTCTAATAAAAAAGAAGAGAAACCTATTGGAATTGAGGTATATTTCAAAATATCACATATGTAGAAACTTTCTTAGAGAACTTTGCTTGAGTTAGCTGGGGCCTATTTTAGTCCACGTCAACCGGCCAACTAATATCAAGATTATTTGCTATAACACATCTTCTTTTCCCTTGTACTTCCGCAGGTTGTAAAAATCAACAAATGGGATGGTTCAGCTGTAAAGCATGCATTGGATGATGCGGTAAAGAATTGTCTTTTGTGTGACCGACCACAATTGAAAGAGCAATTCGGTTTGATCAACACTCGGTTGTTGTTGTGCTCACTAGCTGTTGGTGTTGCTGTGCTGGCACATGGCTGGGACTATACACATCCATTTCCGCAATCACGTCCTGTTTTACTCTTTAGCGTTATTGCATACTTTGCCCTCATGGGCATACTAACTTTACACACAACATTCCGTGAAAAGGGCacttttgttgttgctttacaaaAAAATGGCAATAATACCACTCGTACTTGGGAAGCTAGCTCTGATATGAAAAAATACGATGATAAATATACACTTATTTTGAGTGTAACAGATGCCAAAGGTGTGCGTGAGGCCAGTAGCACAAAATCTTGCGCTAACTTTATAGATGCTAACGGTGTTGTTTTGGATAATTTGGTGGCCAACGAAGTCAATCGTTTATTCAATTCATTATCATCTGGAAAAAAGGATGAGTAGTCGAGCGAACAATTATGGAACATCAGTATATACATCTAAATTATAGTACACAGAGTATCAGTGAGCAGCACATTGGCAGTAATGGTGGTGATGATGCGGTTAATACGGTAGAAGTTAAATACAGCATGCATGTAGCCAATTTACATCTGGAACCATCATTCATGTAATATTGCaattacaaacataaatatacataaagcattttaattaattaaaatttaataattacatttttgtcagaaatttttggatttttaaacATGCATTCATTAGTAAGAATTTGCACTACCAATAAAAAGGTTTTGATTGTATAGCTTTTCGTTGAAACCGTCTAGAGGCTTAAGCTGAAATTTCATTCAAAACTATTTCATCCATACTTTACCTTACCACTATACATATACGCTAGAGTTAGGTCTTAAGGTTCCGAAGGATTAGGTAGTTCAATTACGATTCGTACAAATAACCAAACTGGATAGTATGTCAGCAAAGGCCGAAGTCGACTTATCAAAAATACGCTCTCTCAGAATTTGGCTGAAGAACGCTttgtcgcaatttttttttataaatgcccCATCCGAGctcaaaatataattaaattgcCACTAGAAATAAATTCAGAAAAACTGGttaagaattacaattttttaaattttcaacttaAATCCCTTCGAAAGTCAGCTGGCGGATACCGTGATAGGTATGAACATTTGCAAGGCGAATACAGAAACAATTCCTGTGTTTTCTTGAAAGCTGCATTGAGGCTTTAAATTTTGCCATCATGCAACGAATTAAAAATTGTGTATCTGCAATGGGATGTTCAGCCCATTTCCTACCCGAATTCGTATTCCAATTATATTATAATCCCTAGAATAACATCAGCTATATTTAACTAATTAGCGTCGGGTGTATCATTACAGGGTTCGCAAGTAGTTTGATCTTGTCTTAATTCAACATCCCCGCCGTCTTCCCCACTTTGTTTATACAAATCCAGTACATCTTGTAGATCGTGTTGTGCATCTATGAATTCTTGTTCCTCCATACCCTCACCCGTATACCAATGCAGATGTGCTTTGCGGCGCAACATAATATTGCTACCATCTAAAATACGTTGCAAAAGCTTATGAATTGCTGATGTATTACCAATAAATGTTGCTGACATCTTCAGACCACGTGGTGGTATATCGCAGATAGCTGTCTTAATATTATTTGGTATCCATTCAACGAAACTGCTCAAATTCTTATTTCGTACATTCGTCATTAACTGATCCACCTCACGTGGTGACATCCTTCCACGAAATATACCAGCTGCAGTTAAAAGTTTACCATGACGTAAATCAACAGCGCATAATAAATTATTGGACGAGAAGATTTGCTGCACTAACTCGCCAACTGTGCCTTGAGAGAACTCTTTTTGCTTGCAGCTAACTAACGGTGCAAATCCGGGTATGAGAAAATGTAATTGTGGAAATGGTACCATATTAACATAAAGCTTACGCAAACCAGCATTCAATTGCCCAGGAAATCGTAAACAAGTCGTTATTCCGGACATGGTCAATGCCACAATATGATTAATGTGTTCATAACTGCTTACAGCCATTTTTAAATTACGTGCAACAATTTGAAAGAGCGCTTCATTGTCCAGGCAAAATGTTAAATGTGAATTATGTATTAGCGAAGGCATACTCAAAAGCGCATTGTAGGGCTCAACAACGACTTGAGACATTTGTGGAGATGGTATTGACACATAATTAGATATAAGATTATCTGGATATTCATCCACCAAAGCATTCATAACGAGTGCTGTTAAGCCAGAACCAGTACCACCACCAATCGAATGCAAAATTTGGAATCCCTGCAATGAATCTACCGATTCCGCTTCACGTCGAATAGAATTTAGGACGGCATCAAGAATTTCGGCACCATCTGTGTGATAACCACGTGCAAAGTTATTACCAGCGCTATCTGAACCCGCAACAAAATTCTCTGGTCTGTATAGTGATGAGCGCTTATGTAGATTTTCGATGCTAGTTACTTCTGTGTCTACACATATAGCGCGTGCGTAGAAGCGTTTACTCGCTGTGGCATTGAAGAATACGTTGATACGTTCGAGTTGTAAGGCACTAGTACCTTGAAACCGTCCAGATGCATAATCAACCCCATGTTCGTGCGAGATAACATGCCAGAACTAATAAAGGGATGGTGTAAGTGAATTTTGACAAGTAGGGCTTGTTCGGAGCTTCAATCAATGCCGCACTACAGCAGCAgtaccaaagagtatatatttatatatactctTGGCAGTACTGAAACGAAAACTTTTATTTCCGTATAAATGTCAAGCTTTTCAAAATTTATACACAATGCTTATTTGTATGTATCTTTGTAAGACGCTACTACGGCAGTTATTGAAGATTTTAACAAAACCATAAACAATCTTATTATGGTTGCCATCGTCGACATAAAATATAGAAGCAAAAAAGTAGACTGTCTCATAATGCCCCTAATAAGTTTTGAAAcatgttcttgttgtagcgataaggttgctccccgaagcctttggggagtgttatcgatgtgatggtcctttgccggatgcagatccggtacgctcctgcAACACAGCTCGGTAAtggtttactttagctcacaactgctaaaaccctgggcaggtgtcaaaagacgcgttttgatcccaggaccacgaatccgagagcggaaattcaaaattttatttctgtcaaaagttatttccaaaaaactgaaaaatggccccggagtgccccgaaaccggaggtgggatccatagtatttttgcgcagaacacctatctgcattggcggccttcggccgcgcttataaaaaattaccctgggtgggtccaacaccggtttggagaacaaaactatatccgcgcaaaacacttttacccacagtttttcttgtgggtactaaaatatcatcaaaccaacaacaaccacatgaaaattttcaattttgtatgcaaatatctccgaaacgaaatacacctctcctgatattttggacgagttttagcagttgtgagctaaagtaaacaattacccacAGCTCCAATAAGGTACTAGTctgaccatcttgggaacgatttatatgaccacattaaaccttcaggccatccatccctccctccccaccaccaagttcgatgaggagcttggggtcgccagagcctcgtctgttagtgaaacaggattcaccgcggataggtgaggttgacaattgggttagggaaactatatattgcgctgacaatcTGGGTtccgctacacatccccttgaatctggtattttagtcgcctcttacgaccggcatacctacagcgggtatattttgccccctaacccgctgcggGTAATTTTGAAACATGTTGTAATCCACAGACCAGCAAAATCGAGGGGTACTTGACGTACTCAGTtgtgatatacatatgtaggggTAGAAACGTCGGTCTTTACTTTGGCACTTAAAGGTTAACGCTTATGACCACAATATGAACTCCCATATTGGATTTATTTCAAATGAGATTAAGGTATTCGACAAATGTGGAacttacttttaaataaatatatgtaaggcggAATAGACTAAGAAGagatttaggcagagcttcttttccaatttgcgtcgtgctccatttAATTTTCcccaacaaattggcgggacgggacctatttgtttgaAGCCGTCTCCGAACGAAATCTGCatgtcagatgagttttcactgagaccttttcatgacagaaatacactcgaagtgcttgccaaacattgccaaaattttcttctaattgagctTGTTTCTaatgttttgatgttgctttgcccggagagtgaacccaggatcttcgatgtggtagacagagcacgcaaccatcacaccacggcggccacctaaATAATATAGGGATCTGTCTACTCAAGTTATTCTTCTGCTGAACCGCCTTTTGATTTTGCTTACATAATTGGCCTCTATAACACGAGGCctcaaaaatatgtttttattagacctcagcgggttagtgggttagaatatagccgcggtaggtatgcctgtcgtaagaggcgactaaaataccagattccaggggttgtgtagcgcaaccttttcaggttgccagcgcaatatatagcttctccaaacacaatcgtcaacctcaccttcgagcggcgaaacccgtttcactaacagacgaggctctggcgaccccaagctcctcatggaacttgggggtggagagggagggatggccatataaatcgttcccgagagagAAGTggtccctccataatctaagcaccctCTGTATCACAAATATCTGTGCAATAATACACTTTaatggtggtgtgatggtagcgtgctccgttgttccaattagaataaagtttttcaagCGGTCTTTTGgccacgagtgtatttctgtcataaaaagcttctcagtgaaggtttaatgtggccatataaatcgttccagagatggtcgggcgctagcaccttaatggagctgtgttaccggagcgtaccggatctttatccggcaaaggaccatcacatcgataacactccccaaagccttcggggagcaacttcatcgctactacaacaacaacattagacCTAACCTGCACTAATGAGTCCGCTGAGTAAGGTTATATACCATTATCATTACTTACAAGAACAATTATTGCCCTTCGTAGACGACAACCATAATACACTTGATTGAATTAACTTACGGAGTCTCCAATTGAATTACCGCTCCCACCAATTTGAACCGTTATAATTTCGCGCATATTTTCGTTTTGGTTTTGTGTTTATCTAAACTTTTTAACGTACAATTTTGATGATTGTGCTTTTTTGCAAGTTTTATCAAAAATGGTTTATTACAGTTTTGagttttcttatttaattttggaatttttttttttttgagtcattgTGCAATAATACTAATTTCATCATGATTGAAAGTAAAGTATGGTAGAGTTGCTTAGAAAATGGATATATTCTGCAATTGCCTAGTTTGGTCCaaagaaatttaagaaaaaataactcgcattttttaaaaaattcttacTTATCCTATTATGTTCATATATTCACAGACTTCAGCTCTAATACTATGTAGTCGTATATACCGCACAATGTTAAAATCTAAATCGCACTTACCATCCGGATTACATTTGTAAGAGCGCTTGCATCGCAACCAAAGACTAATTGAGGTCTGCTTTCCGGCAGTAATACACCAATCAATAAATTCCTAATGGCCGTAAATAATTTTTGTTCCCAAAAAACGACTTTCCAAACACCACATCCGATTCTAAGGTTTAATGATCATTATATTAGTTGAAAATTCAAGTACATTACAAAGCTTCATTACATGTTTGTAATAAGTTGTGGTAGTTTTCGATCAGACAATTCAGTGagataatttaaatatatttatatgaataCACCCAATACTCGCTCTAGCTACTAAATGGCAAAATTTGTATATCGTAAAGTTGGGTCCCGAAAATGGGTTGGCTCAACTTCAGTCATAGGTGCCAATTTTAAGTGCCAATATAACAAAATCAGGTTTTATGTCTGCAAAGAAgctaaaaccaattaaaatttgcCTAACATGAATAAGGCATACAAATAGTTATCCCATATATAAGGACAAATCGGGTACATGAGCAAAAAAAAACATCACAGTATTCAGTTTCTTGCTAAAGAATTTACTAAAATACTGGTCATAAAAGCTACTAGGATCCGTCGCTTGTGAgtagttaatttatttttaactggaACGCTTTCTCTTCTTTGCCGCTACGCCAACGCGTTTTTCTTCGCCGCCGTTATTAGCATTACTGCAGCTTGCCTCCTCGACTCTAGTAGTACCCTCGTTAAGGCACAACACTCGACCAGCTGCTTCAAATAATTCATCGATGGTTGGAAATTTTTGTGCACGTGGAGTTCGGTTTAAACCGGACCATAGTTGTTGACGTTGTTCCAAAGGTTTTGTTGCAATTGCTATTTCGAAAGAACCACGTTTCGGTGGTTCATCACCATTCAATACCAACTGCAGTTCTATGGACGGTTTTACAGTTCGCAAACGTTCAACGAGATCTGCGTGCACTTGAATAGCACGGCGGCGAAATACACTTCAGGAGCGGCAATGTTCAATATACAAGACTGGCTGATTGGAGTCCATTATTAGATCCTCAGGTTTTGCAGGATTCCATTTTGGTAGAGACCCGTTGCTCGAGGTCTATTAAATACAGATATTCTATAAGTTTAtattcggtaatagtctagttgaggggtcgactgctaatacgctactaatatcgagagaagtgtcaaacgacgcgtattgacatcagtattaaaaaaaataaataaataaaaatttcaactcgTTCAAATGATATtaacgattttttgttttttttttttttagagattTGATTGCATGGAGGAGGACCTTCTTATCGTTGAAAGTCCAagttccaggttattgtccaatgcataagatgattaatttctggattaactttccaaagtatgtatgtaatgttggctccactagtacacaatggtaataccaactggccagaaccatgtgtagcagcttgcgatCTGGGATTTATTCGGTTTTTTCTTGGCACCACGCCAATTATTCAATTtgtcttatttatttcaatttgacTTTAGATATCAATTATCCATTCAATTGTTGGTTTTTGTCCAATTTGGTTAATTATTTTTCGTTATATTAGTATATAATAAGGGTATTTTCAATCCCGTTATTTGTTCTTTTTGTCTTTTTGCAATAATTTGCAGTTAGATGTATGCAATGACACTGCATAAAATGTAAATCGAGCATGCTTTTTCAGCATCAAGTATATACACTCCGTTAAATTGTCCCGTTTATTTTCAAgaattttattttcatatgtatgtatatgaacgtTTTTTCAGTGGCCTGTTGCCAAGTGTCTTTCGCGACCCGTTACGAtcaattatgtatgtatttaaagcgAATTGGCTTTCATGGCGCCACGCCAGTTATTAAATATGCAAAAGTTTTTGATTCCTGCTATGAGCTCCAGAAACCACCCCAACTCCAGGTCAGGGAGGCAACGTATCtcctaactccgccaaaacgACCGAGGGAAGCGCAGAAGCCAACCTTGtggcctattttaatttttcactcaaCGCAAAAAGCCCGAAAATTGACGTTGAGTAGAGGATGACCCGAACGACCGCTCGCGCGAAAAGACAAGACCGGAATTAttaacgaaaaatcgaaaaaagacccgcgggtacctccgaaaccgggggtgggatccatagtatttttgcgcagaacacctttctgcgttggcggccttcggttcGCTTATAAAacataaccctgggctacgccatgccaagtccgggtgtatggtataatcgtggctaccgccacagtgatgcacaattttttttgtgggtacaacacaaaacaaccacatgaaaatcgctaaCTTCAACcgcaaatatctccgaacagagataaaatttttcttttccgccttcggatcattgttctcgagattaatacgcgatatttttggtagcgtattagtagtcgacccctcaactagacttttaccttaaATTCATAAATTTACCTTGCTTTTTGCTGGTGCTTTACGCTTGCGTTTTGGTGCCATTGTTCACTttttaaaaagtttcaaaatttccCCAAATTTTTGCGCGGCATCTTTTATTGTTAAGCAGTTGCttccatggcggaactatacaaggtggcagcacgggacagctgagtgtgtgcttttttatttgatttgatacatcaacttccgacgcagtacgattttgacattagcccatcgaatttacaaaaacaaagtacatggaacttatatttatgtttgtaggcaggccaccatgctgccaccttgtaagGTTCCGTTGTAATGGTTGCTTTGGTGAAGAGATGTGGAAGCCCAGAACTATCGATAAATTAGCGTTCCATTGAGCTAtggatcacgatcaaatctcattggagcGAGCCGTTTCAGCAGcatgagagttggcagcactcaactGATTTGTGCTCATAATAGAGTGCCGTTTTTCCGGAATCGCTGAATGAAATTGTACTCAAAAAGTTAAAACACATTAAGGAAGTTCGGAATTTTttgtatttggtgttggaaacgttACTAAAAGCGTTACGTTAACAAAAGCGAGCTACGtatcgtgaacaactttttttggtttaaaatttttttctgtgcatattttgttttgacagttgttaatttgctattcaaaattgaaaaattaaactacggtttttgatgttgcgtatttgccaatgcgttttgtgtaaaattactacaccagaaaataaaataaaatactctaGAATGTAATCTCCAATTGGAATCACGAAATATGAGGGagcttcagacttagcaattgaagtccatttcgccttgcccattcacatataaaatttcGCGAAACACTGTTTTTAACGTTCTCCCTATATAACAAAAtaacttgctaacatattttgtgtggtGATCATTTATTATATCgaagtttttaattgcgaaaatttATAGAAACGTTACGAACGagtgagaaaaataatttcacttgcaaaatttGCCAGCCCCCTTAGGCAAAGTAACCGTCAaattcttatgctttgcttgcaacaaaagctTGGAGTTGGTTAACTTTTCATATTAAATGGTGATAGCAAAGAGCATAAACATAATAAGAGCCACCGGTGTGCTACGAGTGGCGaataactcgctggaaattaaaaaaaaaattgctgcctAATGTTTTCCAAGAGGGACATTgtcaattgtctcgcatttattaatgcgaattaattaattaattaaatacggtcgaagaaaataaacacaaataccccacgaataTGTATAGAAGATGTTATGGAAACACGTCTTCTatgggaagcagtaaggaaggcggtcggcatgatgtggtggtgcacagtggctagtcattgtcggctgttgttgtttttgttgtagcaatgctcgccccacctaatagccgcgacccatcacaaattgtcatcaatatcctctaacgggagtccaaggaaatttgccgtttcaacaggggtggaccataaggaaaggagtgttagagacgttggttccacattacaattaaagagagggttggtgtcatgtggggacacattgcaagcggggcatacattttgtatgtcggggttgattctggataggtaagagtttcacctgttacagtatccagaacgaagttgagcaagagtgacacgcgtttccctggggagtatgcgttcctcttccgcgagttttggataattttctttaagtactggattcacctggcaattcccggcataaaggtccgacgcctgtttatggagttcaccaaggacctgcttgtgttttttcacttaatacggctgggttctcagatgccgtatttcctcaaatgcttacggagatggctccttaagcccctaggcggtgctggttcatcaatcagatgtctgttgggatgcccaggtttctgggtattcaacaggaactgtttggtcagtatctcatttctctccctgatggggagtattctcgcctcattatgcagatggtgttctggggacataagaagacagcccgtggcgattctgagagcagtattttggcaggcctgtagtttcttccagtggatactttttaggattggcgaccatatgggtgacgcgtagcacgtaatcggctggctaattgctttgtatgtagtcatgagcgtttctttatcttttccccaggtagttccagcgagggatttgaggattttgttacggctttgaattctcggaacaattgcggctgcgtgctcaccaaaatgtagatcctgataaaacgtcacacccaagattttggggtgtaggacagtcgatag is a genomic window of Eurosta solidaginis isolate ZX-2024a chromosome 4, ASM4086904v1, whole genome shotgun sequence containing:
- the betaTub65B gene encoding beta-Tubulin at 65B isoform X1, with the translated sequence MREIITVQIGGSGNSIGDSFWHVISHEHGVDYASGRFQGTSALQLERINVFFNATASKRFYARAICVDTEVTSIENLHKRSSLYRPENFVAGSDSAGNNFARGYHTDGAEILDAVLNSIRREAESVDSLQGFQILHSIGGGTGSGLTALVMNALVDEYPDNLISNYVSIPSPQMSQVVVEPYNALLSMPSLIHNSHLTFCLDNEALFQIVARNLKMAVSSYEHINHIVALTMSGITTCLRFPGQLNAGLRKLYVNMVPFPQLHFLIPGFAPLVSCKQKEFSQGTVGELVQQIFSSNNLLCAVDLRHGKLLTAAGIFRGRMSPREVDQLMTNVRNKNLSSFVEWIPNNIKTAICDIPPRGLKMSATFIGNTSAIHKLLQRILDGSNIMLRRKAHLHWYTGEGMEEQEFIDAQHDLQDVLDLYKQSGEDGGDVELRQDQTTCEPCNDTPDAN
- the Spase25 gene encoding signal peptidase complex subunit 2: MSNKKEEKPIGIEVVKINKWDGSAVKHALDDAVKNCLLCDRPQLKEQFGLINTRLLLCSLAVGVAVLAHGWDYTHPFPQSRPVLLFSVIAYFALMGILTLHTTFREKGTFVVALQKNGNNTTRTWEASSDMKKYDDKYTLILSVTDAKGVREASSTKSCANFIDANGVVLDNLVANEVNRLFNSLSSGKKDE
- the betaTub65B gene encoding beta-Tubulin at 65B isoform X2; translation: MFWHVISHEHGVDYASGRFQGTSALQLERINVFFNATASKRFYARAICVDTEVTSIENLHKRSSLYRPENFVAGSDSAGNNFARGYHTDGAEILDAVLNSIRREAESVDSLQGFQILHSIGGGTGSGLTALVMNALVDEYPDNLISNYVSIPSPQMSQVVVEPYNALLSMPSLIHNSHLTFCLDNEALFQIVARNLKMAVSSYEHINHIVALTMSGITTCLRFPGQLNAGLRKLYVNMVPFPQLHFLIPGFAPLVSCKQKEFSQGTVGELVQQIFSSNNLLCAVDLRHGKLLTAAGIFRGRMSPREVDQLMTNVRNKNLSSFVEWIPNNIKTAICDIPPRGLKMSATFIGNTSAIHKLLQRILDGSNIMLRRKAHLHWYTGEGMEEQEFIDAQHDLQDVLDLYKQSGEDGGDVELRQDQTTCEPCNDTPDAN